In Achromobacter xylosoxidans A8, a single window of DNA contains:
- a CDS encoding alginate export family protein has product MNFHHFALILLAALAVATAQAAATALPSIDPWRYSEDYSYLDDPAQRTGAWDEAGKWIRLGDSAALTLGAELRARYERYRNNEFGDAPVPDEGYQLYRFLPYADLRLGSRVRAFGQLSLTHAQRDAGSIGPPDDTGNDVLQAFVDVSLPGDAGTWTARAGRQVMAYGSERLISARYGPNVLRSFDGGALSWQGQDLRVDGFYVRPVRNDPDDFSDRADPQRKLAGLYGTWSEPAGAAGLDAYLLSLSSDSARYNQGSGPETRNALGTRYFGKRSDWRWDLEAVYQYGSFAGAPARAWSLASDVSYTFRGAPLQPRLGLKANIISGDRDPDDPKLQTFAVFFPKGKYFGEAGLIGPSNLINLHPSLTLDLGSGWTLGTAAIFYWRQSLRDGVYGVAGNLLRPAGSSRSRYIGTQADVVLGWEVSRHLSFEAAYSMFRPGSFIRDTGRAETVHFLGLEALWRY; this is encoded by the coding sequence TTGAACTTCCACCATTTCGCACTCATCCTGCTGGCCGCGCTGGCCGTCGCCACCGCGCAGGCCGCCGCAACCGCGCTGCCGTCCATCGACCCCTGGCGCTATTCCGAGGACTACAGCTACCTGGACGATCCCGCCCAGCGCACCGGTGCCTGGGACGAGGCCGGCAAATGGATCCGGCTGGGAGATTCCGCGGCGCTGACCTTGGGCGCCGAATTGCGGGCGCGCTACGAGCGTTACCGCAACAACGAATTCGGCGATGCGCCGGTACCCGACGAGGGCTACCAGCTCTATCGCTTCCTGCCCTACGCGGACCTGCGGCTGGGCTCGCGGGTGCGCGCCTTCGGCCAGTTGAGCCTGACCCACGCGCAGCGGGATGCCGGTTCCATTGGCCCGCCGGATGACACCGGCAACGATGTGCTGCAGGCTTTCGTCGACGTCTCCTTGCCCGGCGATGCGGGAACCTGGACCGCGCGCGCGGGCCGCCAGGTCATGGCCTACGGCAGCGAACGGCTCATCTCGGCGCGCTACGGGCCGAACGTGCTGCGCTCGTTCGACGGCGGCGCGCTCAGTTGGCAGGGCCAGGACCTGCGCGTGGACGGCTTCTACGTGCGCCCGGTGCGCAACGACCCGGACGACTTCAGCGACCGCGCCGATCCGCAGCGCAAACTGGCCGGCCTTTACGGCACCTGGTCCGAGCCCGCAGGCGCCGCCGGCCTGGACGCGTATCTGTTGTCGCTGTCCAGCGACTCGGCCCGCTACAACCAGGGCAGCGGCCCCGAGACCCGCAACGCGCTGGGCACGCGCTACTTCGGCAAACGCTCGGACTGGCGCTGGGACTTGGAAGCGGTGTACCAGTACGGCAGCTTCGCCGGCGCGCCGGCGCGGGCTTGGTCACTGGCCAGCGACGTCAGCTACACCTTCCGCGGCGCGCCGTTGCAGCCGCGCCTGGGCCTGAAAGCCAACATCATCAGCGGGGACCGCGACCCAGACGATCCCAAGCTGCAGACCTTCGCCGTCTTCTTCCCCAAGGGCAAGTACTTCGGCGAAGCGGGCCTGATAGGCCCTTCCAACCTGATCAATCTGCACCCTTCGCTCACGCTGGACCTGGGGTCCGGCTGGACGCTGGGAACCGCGGCCATCTTCTACTGGCGCCAGAGCCTGCGGGACGGCGTGTACGGCGTGGCCGGCAATCTGCTGCGCCCGGCCGGCTCCAGCCGTTCGCGCTACATCGGCACGCAGGCCGACGTGGTGTTGGGCTGGGAGGTGTCGCGTCACCTGAGTTTCGAAGCTGCCTACTCGATGTTCCGGCCCGGAAGCTTCATCCGCGATACGGGCCGCGCCGAGACCGTCCATTTTCTTGGCCTGGAAGCGCTATGGCGCTACTGA